A region of the Leptospiraceae bacterium genome:
CCGGCAATAGAAAAAGACAATTCAATAAACTCTCTAACAGAATGCATTTCATTCGTTGCGACAACATAGTCATCTGGCTTGTCTTGTTGTAACATCATCCACATCATGTTTACATAATCAGGAGCATATCCCCAATCACGTCTTGCATCTAAGTTTCCAAGCGTGAGTGTTTTCATTTTCTTAGCTTTGATTCCTGCAACTCCAAGAGTGATCTTGCGGGTAACGAATGTTTCTCCACGTCGAGGTGATTCATGGTTGAACAGAATTCCATTAGAAGCATGAATTCCAAATGCCTCGCGGTAATTCACGACTATCCAGTAAGCATATAATTTTGCGACTGCGTAAGGTGACCGCGGATAAAAGGGAGTTTTCTCTGTTTGAGGAACTTCTTGCACAAGTCCATACAACTCTGAAGTGGATGCTTGGTAAAAACGAGTTTTAACTCCTGTCTCATTGATTGCATCTAGAAAACGAAGAGTTCCAACGGCGTCTACTTCCGCAGTGTATTCAGGAACTTCAAAAGAAACTCCTACATGGGATTGTGCTGCAAGGTTGTAAATTTCATCTGGCTGAACTTTTTCAAGGATACGATTCAAATTGCTTGAATCAGTCATATCGCCATAGTGTAAGTGTAGATTTGGATTGTCTTTTAAATGCTCAATTCTATTTCGATTGAATAGGCTGGCGCGTCTAACGATTCCATGCACTTCGTAATTTTTATCTAGTAAGAGTTCTGTTAAGTAAGAACCGTCCTGTCCGGTAATCCCAGTGATGAGTGCTTTTTTCAAAATATTCTCCTTAGCTAATAACCAAATTCACATGTTGTAAATTCGGGAGTTTATCTTTTAACTGTTTTTTTATTTTTTCTAATTCGGCAAGTTTATTTGCATATAGTGTATGACCCAAATTAAAAAAAACGCCCTCTAGTTCTTCGTCCGATTTAACGTGTTTTAACGTAGAACGAACTTTTTTGGCTGCTTGTTTAACGGATTCTTCAAATATTTTTTCTGTATCTAGTTCCAGTTCTGCTTTGAACTTTAATCGGTTTGGACCTAATACTACAGTCCTAACGTCTTTGTAAGATTTGATATGCGGATTGTTATCTAGAACTTCAAGAAGTTGTTTTAACTCATATTCAGGAATTGCGCGATCTAGAAGGAATTTCTTGTTTTCAATTGCTAGGTGGATGGCAATCCAACCCATAAGAAGTCCAATGAGAATACTGGCAACAGCGTCAAATGTATTATTACCCGTTAGATTAGTCATTACGATACCGACTAACGCAAGCAGCAAACCAATAATAGCCGCAAAGTCTTCCCAGAAAACTGCACTGATAGAAGGGTCGATAGATTCATTTAGATAAGTAAAAAACTTTTTCGT
Encoded here:
- the gmd gene encoding GDP-mannose 4,6-dehydratase, whose translation is MKKALITGITGQDGSYLTELLLDKNYEVHGIVRRASLFNRNRIEHLKDNPNLHLHYGDMTDSSNLNRILEKVQPDEIYNLAAQSHVGVSFEVPEYTAEVDAVGTLRFLDAINETGVKTRFYQASTSELYGLVQEVPQTEKTPFYPRSPYAVAKLYAYWIVVNYREAFGIHASNGILFNHESPRRGETFVTRKITLGVAGIKAKKMKTLTLGNLDARRDWGYAPDYVNMMWMMLQQDKPDDYVVATNEMHSVREFIELSFSIAGIKVEWKGKEEKEVGLNAATGETIVAIDPRFYRPTEVEQLLGNPAKAKTKLGWEPKVKFAELVKIMTVADCEAVGIKL
- a CDS encoding cation diffusion facilitator family transporter, which codes for MAISNQTKPIIVAILGNAIIAIAKAIGFFFSGSSALLSETIHSIADVMNQALLLLGIKRGEKGASDIYHYGHSQERFFWNLVSAMGIFVLGCGVTVYHGVHDLLSTEPIKKAGMEQFIIELILVISMLVEGYSFYVVIQEIKLQAMSRTKKFFTYLNESIDPSISAVFWEDFAAIIGLLLALVGIVMTNLTGNNTFDAVASILIGLLMGWIAIHLAIENKKFLLDRAIPEYELKQLLEVLDNNPHIKSYKDVRTVVLGPNRLKFKAELELDTEKIFEESVKQAAKKVRSTLKHVKSDEELEGVFFNLGHTLYANKLAELEKIKKQLKDKLPNLQHVNLVIS